A DNA window from Calliphora vicina chromosome 1, idCalVici1.1, whole genome shotgun sequence contains the following coding sequences:
- the LOC135949134 gene encoding peptidoglycan-recognition protein SC2-like has protein sequence MKIQLRVLPIFYLTNITAAISIITRSEWRGRTTTVTSHLARGLGYVVIHHSAGAYCNTTTTCSAQMRIMQSYHMDSMGWPDIGYNYGIGGDANIYEGCGADVMGTHARGWNSKSYGIAFMGNYNNYSLTAAQIAKAKELIGWLVSQGYVAANYTLYGHRQVRATECPGSNLYNEIEKWNHWKAEVKDEGEL, from the exons ATGAAAATACAACTGAGAGTTTTACCGATTTTCTAct taaCGAATATCACTGCTGCCATCTCTATCATTACGAGATCAGAATGGAGAGGTCGTACAACAACTGTGACCAGCCACTTGGCCCGAGGTTTAGGTTACGTGGTAATTCATCACTCGGCTGGTGCCTATTGCAATACGACGACCACTTGCAGTGCTCAAATGCGCATTATGCAATCGTATCATATGGATTCTATGGGTTGGCCTGATATTGGCTACAATTATGGCATTGGTGGCGATGCCAATATCTATGAAGGTTGTGGTGCTGATGTTATGGGAACTCATGCCAGAGGCTGGAATAGCAAATCGTATGGCATTGCGTTTATGGGCAACTACAATAATTATTCACTGACGGCTGCACAAATTGCCAAAGCTAAGGAATTGATTGGTTGGTTGGTAAGCCAGGGTTATGTTGCAGCCAATTACACATTGTATGGCCATCGTCAAGTGCGTGCCACTGAATGTCCTGGTAGTAATTTGTATAACGAAATTGAAAAGTGGAATCATTGGAAGGCGGAAGTAAAAGATGAGGGTGAATTGTAA